In one window of Microbacterium sp. PM5 DNA:
- the rpoC gene encoding DNA-directed RNA polymerase subunit beta' translates to MLESTTFDQLRIGLATADDIRRWSFGEVKKPETINYRTLKPEKDGLFGEQIFGPSRDWECACGKYKRVRFKGIVCERCGVEVTKSSVRRERMGHIELAAPVTHIWYFKGVPSRLGYLLDMAPKDLEKVIYFAAYMVISVDEDARHRDMPTHEANLRLEIKNLGDRRDARVATRLAKLEEELAALEAEGAKADQKKKVKDAAEKEMASIRKNADDQVAKLERMWDEFRGLEVGQLKQEDDVFHELQDRFGQYFEAYMGAESIQRRLQAFDLAAEAESLHLQISEGKGQRKIRAIKRLKVVNSFLQTGMSPASMVLDVVPVIPPELRPMVQLDGGRFATSDLNDLYRRVINRNNRLRRLIDLGAPEIIVNNEKRMLQEAVDALFDNGRRGRPVTGTGNRALKSLSDMLKGKQGRFRQNLLGKRVDYSGRSVIIVGPQLKLHQCGLPKQMALELFKPFVIKRLIDLGHSQNIKAAKRAVERTRPEVWDVLEEIIRERPVLLNRAPTLHRLGIQAFEPQLVEGKAIQLHPLVCAAFNADFDGDQMAVHLPLSVEAQAEARVLMLASNNILKPSDGRPVTLPSQDMIIGLHHLTTVIEGAKGEGRVFGSVGEAILAKDEGTLDLQAKVRIRIPGLTFLEGEAPEGYERHGLVDASLGQAIFNDTLPKGYPFVREQADKGKLSQIVNKLAEEYPKVEVAASLDRIKDAGFYWATRSGVTVALSDILTPPNKGEIIAKYEKQAQKVQGQFEKGLVTDAERRQEQIKIWTEATDEVQAAMKANFPADNTINRMVSSGARGNWLQIRNIAGIRGLVNNTKGEIMPRPIISSYREGLSVAEYFTATHGARKGLADTALRTADSGYLTRRLVDVSQDVIIREDDCGTSKGLEFTIAAPGADGTLVRDANVENSVFARTLAAEVVAPSGEIVAEAGDDVGDVLIDKLVAAGVETIKVRSVLTCDSAVGVCAKCYGRSLATGKLVDIGEAVGIIAAQSIGEPGTQLTMRTFHTGGSASADDITQGLPRVQELFEARTPKGASPIAEADGVIKIDETDKAKKVILTPDNGDEPHVYPVLKRATLLVEDGQRVTVGQPILVGTLDPKEVMRVMGAREVQKYLVNGVQGVYRSQGVPIHDKHIEVIVRQMLRKVTVVDHADTTLLPGELVDFKRYQQINREAVAEGKRPASGRPELMGITKASLATESWLSAASFQETTRVLTQAAMEGKSDPLVGLKENVIIGKLIPAGTGLAKYRNVVVEATEEAKSERYPNRIFASDGAYSDADLSYVDFDSFSTDDFTPGTYN, encoded by the coding sequence GTGCTCGAGTCCACCACTTTCGATCAGCTTCGTATCGGCCTGGCCACCGCTGACGACATCCGTCGTTGGTCGTTTGGCGAGGTCAAGAAGCCCGAGACCATCAACTACCGCACGCTCAAGCCCGAGAAGGACGGTCTGTTCGGCGAGCAGATCTTCGGCCCCTCGCGCGACTGGGAGTGCGCCTGCGGCAAGTACAAGCGCGTCCGCTTCAAGGGCATCGTCTGCGAGCGCTGCGGCGTCGAGGTCACCAAGAGCTCGGTGCGCCGTGAGCGCATGGGCCACATCGAGCTCGCCGCCCCCGTCACCCACATCTGGTACTTCAAGGGCGTGCCCTCGCGCCTCGGCTACCTGCTCGACATGGCGCCGAAGGACCTCGAGAAGGTCATCTACTTCGCCGCGTACATGGTGATCTCGGTCGACGAGGACGCCCGCCACCGCGACATGCCGACCCACGAGGCGAACCTGCGCCTGGAGATCAAGAACCTCGGCGACCGCCGCGACGCCCGCGTGGCGACGCGTCTGGCCAAGCTGGAGGAGGAGCTCGCGGCCCTCGAGGCCGAGGGTGCCAAGGCCGACCAGAAGAAGAAGGTCAAGGACGCCGCCGAGAAGGAGATGGCGTCCATCCGCAAGAACGCGGACGACCAGGTCGCCAAGCTCGAGCGCATGTGGGACGAGTTCCGCGGTCTCGAGGTCGGTCAGCTCAAGCAGGAGGACGACGTCTTCCACGAGCTGCAGGACCGCTTCGGTCAGTACTTCGAGGCCTACATGGGCGCGGAGTCGATCCAGCGTCGTCTGCAGGCCTTCGACCTGGCCGCCGAGGCCGAGTCGCTGCACCTGCAGATCTCCGAGGGCAAGGGCCAGCGCAAGATCCGCGCGATCAAGCGCCTCAAGGTCGTCAACTCGTTCCTGCAGACGGGCATGAGCCCGGCATCCATGGTCCTCGACGTCGTCCCGGTGATCCCGCCGGAGCTGCGCCCGATGGTCCAGCTCGACGGTGGCCGTTTCGCCACCAGCGACCTGAACGACCTCTACCGTCGCGTGATCAACCGCAACAACCGTCTTCGTCGCCTGATCGACCTCGGCGCCCCCGAGATCATCGTCAACAACGAGAAGCGGATGCTGCAGGAGGCCGTCGACGCGCTGTTCGACAACGGGCGCCGCGGTCGTCCCGTCACCGGTACCGGCAACCGTGCTCTGAAGTCGCTGTCCGACATGCTCAAGGGCAAGCAGGGCCGCTTCCGTCAGAACCTGCTCGGTAAGCGCGTGGACTACTCGGGCCGTTCGGTCATCATCGTCGGCCCGCAGCTCAAGCTCCACCAGTGCGGTCTGCCCAAGCAGATGGCCCTCGAGCTGTTCAAGCCGTTCGTGATCAAGCGCCTGATCGACCTCGGTCACTCGCAGAACATCAAGGCCGCCAAGCGCGCCGTCGAGCGCACCCGTCCCGAGGTCTGGGACGTGCTCGAGGAGATCATCCGCGAGCGTCCGGTGCTGCTCAACCGCGCCCCCACGCTGCACCGCCTCGGCATCCAGGCCTTCGAGCCTCAGCTCGTCGAGGGCAAGGCCATCCAGCTGCACCCGCTCGTGTGCGCGGCGTTCAACGCCGACTTCGACGGTGACCAGATGGCCGTGCACCTGCCGCTGTCGGTCGAGGCTCAGGCCGAGGCCCGCGTGCTCATGCTCGCGTCGAACAACATCCTCAAGCCCTCCGACGGCCGTCCGGTCACCCTGCCTTCGCAGGACATGATCATCGGCCTGCACCACCTGACCACGGTCATCGAGGGCGCCAAGGGCGAGGGCCGGGTGTTCGGCTCGGTCGGCGAGGCCATCCTGGCCAAGGACGAGGGGACCCTCGACCTGCAGGCGAAGGTGCGCATCCGCATCCCCGGTCTGACCTTCCTCGAGGGCGAAGCGCCCGAGGGCTACGAGCGCCACGGTCTCGTGGACGCCTCGCTCGGCCAGGCGATCTTCAACGACACGCTCCCTAAGGGCTACCCGTTCGTTCGCGAGCAGGCCGACAAGGGCAAGCTGTCGCAGATCGTCAACAAGCTGGCCGAGGAGTACCCCAAGGTCGAGGTCGCGGCGTCGCTGGACCGCATCAAGGATGCCGGCTTCTACTGGGCCACGCGTTCGGGTGTCACGGTCGCGCTCAGCGACATCCTGACCCCGCCGAACAAGGGCGAGATCATCGCCAAGTACGAGAAGCAGGCGCAGAAGGTCCAGGGCCAGTTCGAGAAGGGTCTCGTGACCGACGCCGAGCGTCGTCAGGAGCAGATCAAGATCTGGACCGAGGCCACCGACGAGGTGCAGGCCGCGATGAAGGCCAACTTCCCGGCCGACAACACCATCAACCGCATGGTGAGCTCGGGCGCCCGTGGTAACTGGCTGCAGATCCGTAACATCGCCGGTATCCGAGGCCTGGTCAACAACACCAAGGGTGAGATCATGCCCCGCCCGATCATCTCCTCGTACCGCGAGGGGCTGTCGGTCGCGGAGTACTTCACCGCGACGCACGGTGCCCGTAAGGGTCTGGCCGACACGGCTCTGCGTACCGCAGACTCGGGTTACCTGACGCGCCGCCTCGTGGACGTCTCGCAGGACGTCATCATCCGTGAGGACGACTGCGGCACCTCCAAGGGCCTCGAGTTCACGATCGCCGCTCCCGGTGCCGACGGCACCCTCGTGCGCGACGCGAACGTGGAGAACTCCGTGTTCGCCCGCACGCTCGCGGCCGAGGTGGTCGCACCGTCCGGCGAGATCGTCGCCGAGGCCGGAGACGACGTGGGTGACGTGCTCATCGACAAGCTCGTGGCCGCCGGTGTCGAGACCATCAAGGTGCGCTCCGTGCTCACGTGTGACTCGGCCGTCGGTGTCTGCGCAAAGTGCTACGGCCGTTCGCTCGCGACCGGCAAGCTGGTCGACATCGGTGAGGCCGTCGGCATCATCGCCGCCCAGTCGATCGGTGAGCCCGGCACGCAGCTGACGATGCGTACCTTCCACACCGGTGGTTCCGCGTCGGCCGACGACATCACGCAGGGTCTGCCCCGCGTGCAGGAGCTGTTCGAGGCGCGTACCCCCAAGGGTGCGTCCCCGATCGCCGAAGCCGACGGTGTCATCAAGATCGACGAGACCGACAAGGCCAAGAAGGTCATCCTGACGCCCGACAACGGCGACGAGCCGCACGTCTACCCCGTCCTGAAGCGCGCGACGCTCCTGGTCGAGGACGGCCAGCGCGTCACGGTCGGCCAGCCGATCCTGGTGGGCACGCTCGACCCCAAGGAGGTCATGCGCGTCATGGGCGCCCGTGAGGTGCAGAAGTACCTCGTCAACGGCGTGCAGGGCGTCTACCGCTCGCAGGGTGTGCCGATCCACGACAAGCACATCGAGGTCATCGTGCGCCAGATGCTGCGGAAGGTCACCGTGGTCGACCACGCCGACACGACGCTGCTTCCGGGTGAGCTGGTCGACTTCAAGCGCTACCAGCAGATCAACCGCGAGGCCGTCGCCGAGGGCAAGCGCCCGGCGTCGGGTCGTCCGGAGCTGATGGGTATCACGAAGGCGTCGCTCGCGACGGAGTCGTGGCTGTCGGCGGCATCGTTCCAGGAGACCACCCGCGTCCTGACGCAGGCGGCCATGGAGGGTAAGAGCGACCCGCTCGTCGGCCTCAAGGAGAACGTCATCATCGGAAAGCTCATCCCCGCCGGCACCGGCCTTGCGAAGTACCGCAACGTCGTGGTCGAGGCGACGGAGGAGGCCAAGAGCGAGCGGTACCCCAACCGCATCTTCGCCTCGGACGGCGCGTACAGCGACGCCGACCTGAGCTACGTCGACTTCGACAGCTTCTCGACGGACGACTTCACGCCCGGCACCTACAACTGA
- a CDS encoding serine/threonine-protein kinase — protein MTRRLPSAPPQLPGLDYVRPLGSGGFADVFLYQQDMPRRAVAVKVLPAGERDPDLLRMFNAEADVLAHLSAHPAIVTVYQAGISADGRPYIVMEYCPGSLAQRYRIERMPVDEVMAVAVRLAGALESAHRAGLIHRDIKPSNILVTTFGSAVLADFGISASLQRSAASDVLAMSIPWSAPEVVAEHSGGTIASEVWSLGATVYSLLAGHSPFERREKDQNTRELMRRRIARATFVPIARPDVPDALQQVLATAMTRDPDRRYASAREFGEAVREVQRAAGIAPTALEVPTEEWMPASDAIDFTDVSARGPARSRVAEGRRRATADPTARRTPGGDEDATGLSASAPRALWSPRVIALSIVGALVVGGGLLAAAAALWTVMR, from the coding sequence ATGACGCGCAGGCTCCCGTCTGCGCCGCCGCAGCTGCCGGGGCTCGATTACGTGCGTCCGCTGGGATCCGGCGGCTTCGCCGACGTGTTCCTGTATCAACAGGACATGCCGCGACGCGCGGTCGCCGTGAAGGTGCTGCCGGCCGGCGAGCGTGACCCCGACCTGCTGCGCATGTTCAATGCCGAGGCGGACGTGCTGGCGCATCTGTCGGCGCACCCGGCGATCGTCACGGTCTACCAGGCCGGAATCTCCGCCGACGGACGGCCGTACATCGTGATGGAGTACTGTCCGGGCTCGCTCGCGCAGCGCTACCGGATCGAGCGGATGCCGGTGGACGAGGTGATGGCCGTCGCCGTACGTCTGGCCGGTGCGCTCGAGTCGGCGCACCGCGCCGGTCTCATCCACCGCGACATCAAGCCGAGCAACATCCTGGTGACCACTTTCGGGTCGGCGGTGCTGGCCGACTTCGGCATCTCCGCGTCGTTGCAGCGCAGCGCGGCATCCGACGTCCTGGCGATGTCGATTCCGTGGAGCGCGCCGGAAGTCGTCGCCGAGCACAGTGGCGGCACCATCGCGAGCGAGGTGTGGAGCCTGGGCGCGACCGTGTACTCGCTGCTGGCCGGGCACAGTCCGTTCGAGCGGCGCGAGAAGGATCAGAACACCCGCGAGCTGATGCGTCGCCGCATCGCGCGGGCGACGTTCGTGCCGATCGCCCGCCCGGATGTTCCCGACGCGCTGCAGCAGGTTCTCGCGACGGCGATGACCCGAGACCCCGACCGTCGCTACGCCTCGGCGCGGGAGTTCGGCGAGGCCGTCCGCGAGGTGCAGCGCGCGGCCGGGATCGCGCCCACGGCGCTGGAGGTGCCGACGGAGGAGTGGATGCCGGCATCCGACGCGATCGACTTCACCGACGTGTCGGCACGAGGACCGGCGCGCAGCCGCGTCGCGGAGGGGCGTCGGCGCGCCACGGCGGACCCCACGGCCCGACGCACCCCCGGCGGGGATGAGGACGCGACGGGGCTGAGCGCCTCCGCGCCGCGTGCGCTGTGGTCACCGCGGGTCATCGCGCTCTCGATCGTCGGCGCCCTCGTCGTCGGCGGCGGACTGCTGGCCGCGGCCGCGGCGCTGTGGACGGTGATGCGCTGA
- a CDS encoding ABC transporter gives MSDPKYGEPIEEHPPVETTSVDEAVASAHAGLADAEAASREAAVDAPSRADAEAADAVHTSASAASEQAPQPVVAEPARAESTPATHTEPVYGSSFADDPVDETYVPGAYSSSAETVVVAEPVVPVVPAAAPAPQPIFVQAPEPPRLRGNRGAAGAIGLLATLAFGILYLGAALGLQAIRGEVTGANVGTAALAAVQSWWLWVPVVVFFIGFWLLGAIINRGRWGHWVIFGLLVGVVAYAGHLLGQLFQAPFWTLTARQGADLVQGQLLAPLAIVAFVLGRELTIWFGAWVAARGKRVTELNDEAQREYERTLEAGPRLHQS, from the coding sequence ATGAGCGACCCCAAGTACGGCGAACCGATCGAGGAGCACCCTCCGGTCGAGACCACGTCGGTCGACGAGGCCGTCGCGAGTGCCCATGCGGGGCTCGCCGACGCCGAGGCCGCCTCTCGCGAGGCCGCCGTCGATGCGCCCTCGAGGGCGGATGCCGAGGCCGCCGACGCTGTCCACACGTCCGCATCGGCCGCGTCCGAGCAGGCGCCGCAGCCCGTGGTCGCCGAGCCGGCCCGCGCGGAGTCGACGCCCGCCACGCACACGGAACCGGTCTACGGATCCTCCTTCGCCGACGATCCGGTCGACGAGACGTACGTTCCGGGCGCCTATTCGTCTTCTGCGGAGACCGTCGTCGTCGCGGAGCCGGTCGTGCCGGTCGTCCCGGCCGCGGCCCCCGCCCCGCAGCCGATCTTCGTCCAGGCTCCCGAGCCGCCGCGTCTGCGCGGCAACCGCGGCGCCGCGGGCGCGATCGGCCTGCTGGCGACGCTGGCCTTCGGCATCCTGTACCTGGGCGCCGCGCTCGGCCTGCAGGCCATCCGGGGTGAGGTGACGGGTGCCAACGTGGGCACCGCCGCGCTGGCTGCGGTGCAGTCGTGGTGGCTGTGGGTGCCGGTCGTCGTCTTCTTCATCGGCTTCTGGCTGCTCGGCGCCATCATCAACCGCGGACGCTGGGGACACTGGGTCATCTTCGGCCTGCTCGTCGGCGTCGTCGCCTACGCGGGTCACCTCCTCGGCCAGCTCTTCCAGGCGCCGTTCTGGACGCTCACCGCGCGGCAGGGTGCCGACCTCGTTCAGGGGCAGCTGCTCGCCCCGCTCGCGATCGTGGCCTTCGTGCTCGGCCGTGAGCTCACGATCTGGTTCGGCGCGTGGGTGGCGGCACGCGGCAAGCGCGTCACCGAGCTGAACGACGAGGCGCAGCGCGAGTACGAGCGCACGCTCGAGGCGGGCCCGAGGCTGCACCAGAGCTGA